Proteins encoded by one window of Chryseobacterium foetidum:
- a CDS encoding response regulator transcription factor: MKSNLIIFDQPAIYAEGLSKLLSQTEFIDQIQVCSCPLNLKEYLRTGGFDLLMFSSNMMMLSEIYQTAEEMKQNNPNLKIIIIGNDYDVTSIRKLFNKGITAYLDKRSSFDEFTDCLQALATGEIFLCSQAKEKMISFVSNGKNFEVTQAKESLTKRETEILKLICDGLSSKDISVKLFISINTVETHRKKILTKLNVRNSVGIVKYALENNLIE; the protein is encoded by the coding sequence ATGAAATCAAATTTAATAATCTTTGATCAGCCTGCAATCTACGCAGAAGGCCTATCCAAACTTCTCTCACAAACAGAGTTTATTGATCAGATTCAGGTTTGCAGCTGCCCGCTTAATTTGAAGGAATACCTCAGAACAGGCGGTTTTGATTTGTTGATGTTCAGTTCTAATATGATGATGCTTTCTGAGATCTATCAGACTGCCGAGGAGATGAAACAGAATAATCCCAACCTGAAAATCATCATCATTGGCAATGATTACGATGTAACTTCCATCCGGAAACTTTTCAACAAAGGAATTACAGCCTATCTGGATAAAAGAAGCTCTTTTGACGAGTTTACAGACTGTCTGCAGGCTCTCGCAACCGGAGAAATTTTCCTGTGCTCTCAGGCAAAAGAAAAGATGATCAGTTTTGTGAGCAACGGCAAAAATTTTGAAGTCACACAAGCTAAAGAATCACTCACCAAAAGGGAAACTGAAATACTTAAACTAATCTGTGACGGCCTCAGCAGTAAAGATATTTCTGTAAAACTTTTCATCAGCATCAACACTGTAGAAACACACCGAAAAAAGATTTTAACCAAACTGAATGTAAGAAATTCTGTAGGAATTGTAAAGTACGCACTTGAAAACAATCTAATAGAATAA